In one window of Cupriavidus necator N-1 DNA:
- a CDS encoding CpaF family protein, which produces MSIREQLANAGPAFTANGHAAIQFATSAASVSGGYHQLKRDVHETVLDRVELERLARYPQEQVRQEIAALVNLIIDEQKVLLNDNERRQLTVEIYDEMFGFGPLEPLLQDPTVSDILVNTARQTYVERRGKLELTDVVFYDDAHLMKVIEKIVSRVGRRIDETSPMVDARLPDGSRVNAIIPPSAIDGPLLSIRRFSVNPLQVSDLVNLRSLTPPMAQLLQALSQAKVNVLVSGGTGSGKTTLLNILSGFIPEDERVVTIEDAAELQLRQPHVLRLETRPPNIEGKGEITQRALVRNALRMRPDRIILGEVRGGEALDMLNAMNTGHEGSLTTIHANTPRDALTRLENMVSMAGLTMPAKAMRQQISSAITVIVQAARMTDGRRKIISIQEITGMEGDIINMQEIFTFQRTGVDKDGTVRGNFRATGVYPKFAERLRVFGVGLPDETYDPAKRFEV; this is translated from the coding sequence ATGTCCATTCGCGAACAGCTGGCCAATGCCGGGCCCGCCTTCACTGCCAACGGCCACGCCGCAATCCAGTTTGCGACCTCGGCAGCCTCCGTGTCGGGTGGCTACCACCAGCTCAAGCGCGACGTGCACGAGACCGTGCTGGACCGCGTGGAGCTGGAGCGGCTGGCGCGCTATCCGCAGGAGCAGGTGCGGCAGGAGATCGCCGCGCTGGTCAACCTGATCATCGACGAACAGAAAGTGTTGCTCAACGACAACGAGCGGCGCCAGCTGACGGTGGAAATCTACGACGAGATGTTCGGTTTCGGCCCGCTCGAGCCCCTGCTGCAGGACCCCACCGTGTCGGACATCCTGGTCAACACCGCACGCCAGACTTATGTGGAGCGGCGCGGCAAGCTGGAACTGACCGACGTGGTGTTCTACGACGACGCACACCTGATGAAGGTGATCGAGAAGATCGTGTCGCGCGTGGGGCGCCGCATCGACGAGACCAGCCCGATGGTCGACGCACGCCTGCCCGACGGCTCGCGCGTCAACGCCATCATCCCGCCCTCTGCCATCGACGGGCCGCTGCTGTCGATCCGCCGCTTTTCCGTGAATCCGCTGCAGGTGTCCGACCTGGTGAACCTGCGCAGCCTGACGCCGCCGATGGCGCAGCTGTTGCAGGCGCTCTCGCAGGCCAAGGTCAACGTGCTGGTGTCGGGCGGCACCGGCAGCGGCAAGACCACGCTGCTGAACATCCTGTCGGGCTTTATCCCGGAAGACGAGCGCGTGGTTACCATCGAGGATGCGGCCGAACTGCAGCTGCGCCAGCCCCATGTGCTGCGGCTGGAAACGCGCCCGCCCAATATCGAAGGCAAGGGCGAGATCACCCAGCGCGCCCTGGTGCGCAACGCGCTGCGCATGCGCCCCGACCGCATCATCCTGGGCGAAGTGCGCGGCGGCGAGGCGCTGGACATGCTCAACGCGATGAACACCGGCCACGAGGGCTCGCTCACCACCATTCACGCCAACACCCCGCGCGACGCGCTGACGCGCCTGGAGAACATGGTCAGCATGGCCGGCCTGACCATGCCGGCCAAGGCCATGCGCCAGCAGATCTCCTCGGCCATCACGGTGATCGTGCAGGCGGCGCGCATGACCGACGGCCGGCGCAAGATCATCAGCATCCAGGAGATCACCGGCATGGAGGGCGACATCATCAACATGCAGGAGATCTTCACCTTCCAGCGCACGGGCGTGGACAAGGATGGCACGGTCCGCGGCAATTTCCGGGCCACCGGGGTGTATCCCAAGTTCGCCGAGCGGCTGCGCGTGTTCGGCGTGGGGCTGCCGGACGAGACCTATGACCCGGCCAAACGCTTCGAAGTCTGA
- a CDS encoding AAA family ATPase, whose translation MLRILIVSEDAERLAEINRLSTVVGNFQAMTLQEGLARFPFHASRLRMADLLILELPTINAPQMQAIESLRQQHPELPCILITQAPSSEVLIKAMRAGIRDVLSWPLDKGQLAEALKRVESGHVPRAQETAQVISVISCKGGAGTSFVAANLGDALARHLDKRVLVVDLNRHFGDLTYIVSDKTPPSTLPDICSQIDRMDAAFLEACLVHVDNGFDVLAGAADPIKASQIQKDKLEWILSVVQPAYDFVIFDLGQSIDPLSIGMLDHSDRICVVAEPTISFGRPGRRLLDILRALHYPTDKVRLVLNRTGRKNEMPRATMEEIFGMKVAFTLPDDPAAVDEAVSHGEPVAKLSRRSAMARALQAMATQLCTTPEAERRNRAEAVSPLRRLMLRARST comes from the coding sequence ATGCTCAGAATTCTGATCGTTTCCGAAGACGCCGAGCGGCTGGCCGAGATCAACCGGCTCAGCACCGTGGTCGGCAACTTCCAGGCCATGACGCTGCAGGAGGGCCTGGCGCGTTTCCCGTTCCATGCCAGCCGGCTGCGCATGGCCGACCTGCTCATCCTGGAACTGCCTACCATCAATGCCCCGCAGATGCAGGCCATCGAGAGCCTACGCCAGCAGCACCCTGAACTGCCCTGCATCCTGATCACGCAGGCGCCCAGTTCCGAGGTGCTGATCAAGGCCATGCGTGCCGGCATCCGCGATGTGCTGTCGTGGCCGCTGGACAAGGGGCAACTGGCCGAGGCGCTCAAGCGCGTGGAATCCGGCCACGTGCCGCGTGCGCAAGAGACCGCACAGGTAATTTCGGTGATCTCGTGCAAGGGCGGCGCGGGCACCAGCTTCGTGGCGGCCAACCTGGGCGACGCACTGGCCCGGCACCTTGACAAGCGCGTGCTGGTGGTGGACCTGAACCGGCACTTCGGCGACCTGACCTATATCGTCAGCGACAAGACCCCGCCCTCCACGCTGCCCGATATCTGCAGCCAGATCGACCGCATGGATGCCGCCTTCCTGGAAGCCTGCCTGGTGCATGTGGACAACGGCTTCGACGTGCTGGCGGGTGCGGCCGATCCCATCAAGGCCAGCCAGATCCAGAAGGACAAGCTGGAGTGGATCCTGTCGGTGGTGCAGCCGGCCTATGACTTCGTGATCTTCGACCTGGGCCAGAGCATCGACCCCTTGTCGATCGGCATGCTGGACCACAGCGACCGCATCTGCGTGGTGGCCGAACCAACCATCTCTTTCGGGCGGCCGGGCCGTCGTCTGCTCGATATCCTGCGTGCGCTGCACTACCCCACCGACAAGGTCCGCCTGGTGCTGAACCGCACCGGCCGCAAGAACGAGATGCCGCGCGCAACGATGGAGGAGATCTTCGGCATGAAGGTCGCCTTTACCCTGCCCGACGACCCCGCCGCCGTGGATGAGGCCGTCAGCCACGGCGAGCCAGTCGCCAAGCTGAGCCGGCGCAGCGCCATGGCGCGCGCGCTGCAGGCCATGGCCACGCAGCTGTGCACCACACCGGAAGCCGAGCGGCGCAACCGCGCCGAAGCGGTATCACCGCTGCGCAGGCTGATGCTGCGCGCGCGGAGCACCTGA
- a CDS encoding TadE/TadG family type IV pilus assembly protein, with product MTPIRAMRPRSRQVGATAVEFALVASIFFMLLIGIAEFSRVLFYWNTAGEATRLGARIAVVCDTTDTAIKTKMTKLMPLLQDTNIQVAYEPSGCDADPDSARNSCRSVTVSVANVSVKTFIPVVPITVSMPSFSTTLPRESLDSSTSGPICN from the coding sequence TCCGATCCGTGCCATGCGCCCGCGTTCACGCCAGGTCGGCGCAACCGCCGTCGAATTCGCCCTGGTTGCCAGCATCTTCTTCATGCTGCTGATCGGCATTGCCGAGTTCTCCCGCGTGCTGTTTTACTGGAACACCGCCGGTGAGGCCACCCGGCTGGGTGCACGCATCGCGGTGGTGTGCGACACCACGGACACCGCCATCAAGACCAAGATGACCAAACTGATGCCCCTTCTGCAGGACACCAATATTCAGGTCGCCTACGAACCAAGCGGCTGCGACGCCGACCCCGACAGCGCGCGCAATTCCTGCCGCTCGGTCACCGTCAGCGTGGCCAACGTCTCGGTCAAGACCTTTATTCCGGTCGTTCCGATAACGGTGTCGATGCCTTCGTTCTCCACCACGCTGCCGCGGGAGAGCCTGGACTCTTCCACCAGCGGCCCGATCTGCAACTAG